Proteins encoded by one window of Chromobacterium violaceum ATCC 12472:
- the sgrR gene encoding HTH-type transcriptional regulator SgrR, which translates to MSHNRLLQQYSRLHRGCSGQDCEATLQQLADLLCCTRRHMRSLLSQMQRLGWLEWSARSGRGSRSGLRFLRGMAELQRQQAEQLLEQGRVEQAVELLGDDPRQLAPLLLSRLGHRWSQDRQVLGVPYYRPMPNLMPGTPLRRSERHLVSQIFNGLTRLNEEKGEVEGDLAHRWEQHSEREWHFHLRPRVRWHDGRELSLDDIASTLERLRTQPLFSHLAGVRRLSPRCVAVLLSEPDPWLPRLLADPAALILPADRDARPGFASLPVGTGPYRVAINDAHRLSLQAFDDYFGHRALLDQVDIWMVPKLGDQLELDVQGACDLTVEINPRPALEQTEMSLEAGVYFLLCDNRSPAMRDDAVRQWLAQALTPLAIMQQTAPAARQFWVAAAGLLPRWHHSRPQTPPPAPKLPSLRLAYYEQHPEYRLIAEAIAQCLVPHGICVECRTCSYQDWECGEGEADLWLGTVNFSCDIDYAVPAWLLGTPLLRRSLEPALPLQAWLQGWRRGEEQASGLSAQVVRRHWMLPLFHNWLRLKGPGQVEDFRLNSMGWFDFKSVWLRPADI; encoded by the coding sequence ATGAGCCATAACCGCCTGTTGCAACAGTACAGCCGCCTGCATCGGGGCTGCTCCGGCCAGGACTGCGAAGCTACGCTGCAGCAGTTGGCCGACCTGCTGTGCTGCACCCGCCGCCACATGCGCAGCCTGCTGTCGCAAATGCAGCGGCTGGGCTGGCTGGAATGGAGCGCCCGCTCCGGGCGCGGCAGCCGCTCCGGCCTGCGTTTCCTGCGCGGCATGGCCGAGCTGCAGCGCCAGCAGGCCGAACAGCTGCTGGAGCAGGGCCGGGTGGAGCAGGCGGTCGAGCTGCTTGGCGACGATCCCAGGCAGTTGGCGCCGCTGCTGCTGTCCCGGCTGGGACACCGCTGGAGCCAGGACCGGCAGGTGCTGGGCGTGCCCTATTACCGGCCGATGCCCAATCTGATGCCCGGCACGCCGCTCAGGCGCTCCGAGCGCCACCTGGTCTCCCAGATATTCAATGGCCTCACGCGGCTAAACGAGGAAAAAGGGGAAGTGGAAGGCGATCTCGCTCATCGCTGGGAGCAGCACTCGGAACGGGAATGGCACTTCCACCTGCGGCCGCGCGTGCGCTGGCACGATGGCCGCGAGCTGAGCCTGGACGACATCGCCTCTACCTTGGAACGCTTGCGGACACAGCCCCTGTTCTCCCATTTGGCCGGTGTCCGCCGCCTGTCGCCGCGCTGCGTCGCCGTGCTGCTGTCCGAACCCGACCCCTGGCTGCCCCGGCTGTTGGCCGACCCGGCGGCGCTGATCCTGCCGGCCGATCGCGACGCGCGCCCCGGCTTCGCTTCCCTTCCTGTCGGCACCGGCCCCTACCGGGTGGCGATCAATGACGCCCATCGGCTGTCGCTGCAGGCTTTCGACGACTATTTCGGCCATCGCGCGTTGCTGGACCAAGTGGACATCTGGATGGTGCCCAAGCTGGGAGACCAGCTGGAGCTGGACGTGCAGGGGGCATGCGACCTGACGGTGGAAATCAACCCGCGGCCGGCGCTGGAGCAGACCGAGATGTCGCTGGAGGCCGGCGTCTATTTCCTGCTGTGCGACAACCGCTCCCCCGCGATGCGGGACGACGCCGTCCGGCAATGGCTGGCCCAGGCTTTGACGCCGCTGGCCATCATGCAGCAGACCGCGCCCGCCGCGCGCCAGTTCTGGGTGGCCGCCGCCGGCCTGTTGCCGCGCTGGCACCACAGCCGGCCCCAGACGCCCCCCCCCGCGCCCAAGCTCCCGTCATTGCGGCTGGCCTACTACGAACAACATCCGGAATACCGGCTGATCGCCGAGGCCATCGCGCAATGCCTGGTCCCGCACGGCATCTGCGTCGAGTGCAGGACCTGCAGCTATCAAGATTGGGAATGTGGCGAAGGAGAGGCCGATCTATGGCTGGGCACGGTCAACTTCAGCTGCGACATAGACTACGCGGTGCCCGCCTGGCTGCTGGGCACGCCCTTGCTGCGGCGCAGCCTGGAGCCGGCGTTGCCGCTGCAGGCATGGCTGCAAGGCTGGCGCCGCGGCGAGGAGCAAGCCTCCGGCTTGTCGGCCCAGGTGGTTCGGCGGCACTGGATGCTGCCGCTGTTCCACAATTGGCTGCGCTTGAAGGGCCCCGGCCAGGTCGAAGACTTTCGCCTCAACAGCATGGGCTGGTTCGACTTCAAGTCTGTCTGGCTGAGGCCGGCGGACATCTAG
- a CDS encoding methyl-accepting chemotaxis protein: protein MLSRLSIASKLLLLLLPFSLALVGLASILSLDRQQTLNELRRSDRLISIAGGSSQLIHDLQTERGLSNGFLSGQAASLPPPLQAARANSDKSLAAFTAVSGELGDSRLSERLGALNGQLQGLAQLRADVEKRGIAAPDAFSSYSKDIDALIGLIARLAQANNDGDLLRSTMALLNLQCEKEFAGRERGYVNGLLQAGVLNQQSHAQAASLIAKQDACANQFKLIADDTLRGQKEALDGGDETRAVQALRAKVMNQALGQPVGVPPAEWFQATTRRIDALKGEQDQLLQQMAQMVAVKVAAARSDLMLTLGGSALVILLLGSLGFAIYRGIHMPVQRLEALMTTMSQDFDLRPRATIRGHDEISRMGHAFDHLVDAFAHTLNEVNRNAHTLVDAANSMLNIAERAAKASETQSQSATEIAAAVEQMTAGIESVTSNTQQSLTLAQQMQRSVHDGRERMGDTTSAMHQTSSVLDDAGNRIESLQRKSEDIRSIITAIREIADQTNLLALNAAIEAARAGEMGRGFAVVADEVRKLAERTGKETLDITALIEDIRGETQTAAHHMQEAQERMESGLQMVSRTVDDLEQIHSEAGHAASKSQDTATAMAEQTSASNEVATNISVIASLAEDNASLVQEVAKLSDRLNASAGELVRLVDRFKHLAD from the coding sequence ATGTTGTCGAGGCTGTCCATCGCCAGCAAACTGCTGCTGTTGCTATTGCCCTTTTCCCTGGCCCTGGTAGGACTCGCCAGCATCCTGTCGCTGGACCGCCAGCAAACGCTGAATGAGCTGCGGCGCTCGGACCGGCTGATTTCCATCGCCGGCGGCTCCAGCCAACTGATACACGACCTGCAAACCGAACGCGGCCTCAGCAACGGCTTTCTCAGCGGCCAGGCCGCCTCGTTGCCGCCTCCGCTGCAGGCGGCGCGCGCCAACAGCGACAAATCGCTGGCCGCCTTTACCGCCGTCAGCGGCGAACTGGGCGACAGCCGGCTGAGCGAGCGGCTGGGCGCGCTGAACGGCCAGCTGCAGGGGCTGGCTCAGTTGCGCGCCGATGTCGAGAAACGCGGCATCGCGGCGCCGGACGCCTTTTCATCCTACTCCAAGGACATCGACGCGCTGATCGGGCTGATCGCCCGCCTGGCGCAGGCCAACAACGACGGCGACCTGCTGCGCAGCACCATGGCTCTGCTCAACCTGCAGTGCGAAAAGGAATTCGCGGGGCGGGAGCGGGGCTATGTCAACGGCTTGCTGCAGGCCGGCGTGCTCAACCAGCAAAGCCACGCGCAGGCGGCCAGCCTGATCGCCAAGCAGGACGCCTGCGCCAACCAGTTCAAGCTGATCGCCGACGATACCCTGCGCGGCCAGAAGGAAGCGCTGGACGGCGGCGACGAAACCCGCGCGGTGCAAGCCTTGCGCGCCAAGGTGATGAACCAGGCGCTGGGCCAGCCGGTGGGCGTTCCGCCGGCCGAATGGTTCCAGGCCACCACCAGGCGCATCGACGCGCTGAAGGGCGAGCAGGATCAATTGCTGCAACAGATGGCGCAGATGGTGGCGGTCAAGGTGGCGGCGGCCCGCTCCGACCTGATGCTGACGCTCGGCGGTTCGGCGCTGGTCATCCTGCTGCTGGGCAGCCTGGGCTTCGCCATCTACCGCGGCATCCACATGCCGGTGCAGCGCCTGGAAGCGCTGATGACGACGATGAGCCAGGACTTCGATCTGAGGCCGCGCGCGACGATCCGGGGCCACGACGAGATTTCCCGCATGGGCCACGCTTTCGACCATCTGGTGGACGCCTTCGCCCACACGCTGAACGAGGTCAACCGCAACGCCCACACCCTGGTGGACGCCGCCAACAGCATGCTGAACATCGCCGAGCGGGCGGCCAAGGCATCGGAAACGCAAAGCCAGTCGGCGACCGAAATCGCCGCCGCCGTCGAGCAGATGACCGCCGGTATCGAATCGGTCACCAGCAACACCCAGCAATCGCTGACCCTGGCCCAGCAGATGCAGCGCAGCGTCCACGACGGACGCGAGCGCATGGGCGACACCACCTCGGCCATGCATCAGACTTCTTCGGTGCTCGACGACGCGGGCAACCGCATCGAATCGCTGCAGCGGAAATCGGAGGACATCCGCTCCATCATCACCGCCATCCGCGAGATTGCCGATCAAACCAACCTGCTGGCGCTGAATGCCGCGATCGAGGCGGCGCGCGCCGGCGAAATGGGCCGCGGCTTCGCCGTCGTGGCCGACGAGGTGCGCAAGCTGGCCGAACGCACCGGCAAGGAAACGCTGGACATCACGGCGCTGATCGAGGACATCCGCGGCGAGACGCAGACCGCGGCCCACCACATGCAGGAGGCGCAGGAAAGGATGGAGTCCGGCCTGCAGATGGTCAGCCGGACCGTGGACGATCTGGAGCAGATACACAGCGAAGCCGGCCACGCGGCCAGCAAGAGCCAGGATACCGCCACCGCGATGGCCGAGCAGACTTCGGCCAGCAACGAGGTGGCCACCAACATCAGCGTCATCGCCTCGCTGGCCGAGGACAACGCCTCCCTGGTGCAGGAGGTGGCCAAGCTGTCCGACCGGCTGAACGCGTCGGCCGGGGAACTGGTGCGCCTGGTGGACCGCTTCAAGCACCTCGCGGATTGA
- a CDS encoding methyl-accepting chemotaxis protein encodes MPRRLKLVHRLVLLTAPLALLLLAGGGAYTVDRLQAAAQLQRDVALTDNVALIGELIHALQSERGLSNGYLNTSTPLPDALRRRRAEASALLDRLRQQPAGHLTPRLRAFIDSDVPTSGQLERLRAGISARRMVPQEAFTAYSAMIDQLAGVIALFDAQSEDIRASVQQWSALQCQSEYTARTRGLVNGVLSAGRMTVTDVRRVSGVVSQESLCQQLYLQHGGNPSALALALHSTRAFEAMRDALLEREPGKLGPQPSPAIWFQSASARIDALYQLQGQMLRDIRQRAAEQAEQARRHGWMALAGLLALLLPIGASILLARDIIRTLGAEPDDVAQGMRELADGRLDFTLPLAKRDTSSLAAHIRKMGEKLSTVILQVQADADAVANASLELNTASQNLSTSACGTSADIEQTCVSVNDISRQMFHMADQASHTGDIASQAASQADSGNRVVGEAILAMRHIAQRTEIIDDIAYQTNLLALNAAIEAARAGEVGKGFAVVADEVRKLAIRSQNAAREISQVATRSVRLAESAGASLDAIVAASHQTRELVDGISRDAAAQARQVGNITTVMQGLSHLSQDNAATSEELSAAAHETAQRADSLRRQMEYFHQPRPD; translated from the coding sequence ATGCCCCGCCGTTTGAAACTGGTCCACAGGCTGGTGCTGCTCACCGCGCCGCTTGCCCTGCTGCTGCTCGCCGGCGGCGGCGCCTACACTGTCGACCGGCTTCAAGCCGCGGCCCAATTGCAAAGGGACGTGGCGCTTACCGACAACGTGGCGCTGATCGGGGAGCTGATACACGCGCTGCAAAGCGAGCGCGGCCTGAGCAACGGCTATCTGAACACATCCACGCCGCTGCCGGACGCCTTGCGCCGACGGCGCGCGGAAGCCTCCGCGCTGCTGGACAGGCTGCGCCAGCAGCCTGCCGGCCATCTGACGCCGCGGCTGCGCGCTTTCATCGACAGCGACGTGCCCACCTCGGGCCAGCTCGAACGCCTGCGCGCCGGCATCAGCGCCCGCCGCATGGTGCCGCAGGAGGCCTTCACCGCCTATTCGGCGATGATAGATCAGTTGGCCGGCGTGATCGCTCTGTTCGACGCGCAAAGCGAAGACATCCGCGCCAGCGTCCAGCAATGGTCGGCGCTGCAATGCCAGAGCGAGTACACCGCCCGGACCCGCGGCCTGGTCAACGGCGTGCTGTCGGCGGGCCGGATGACGGTGACCGACGTCCGCCGCGTCAGCGGCGTGGTGTCCCAGGAGAGCCTGTGCCAACAGCTGTACCTCCAGCATGGCGGCAATCCCTCGGCGCTGGCGCTGGCGCTGCACTCCACCCGCGCCTTCGAGGCCATGCGCGACGCGCTGCTGGAGCGCGAGCCCGGCAAACTGGGCCCGCAGCCGTCTCCCGCCATTTGGTTCCAGAGCGCCAGCGCGCGCATCGACGCGCTGTACCAGTTGCAGGGGCAAATGCTGCGCGATATCCGCCAGCGCGCGGCCGAACAGGCCGAACAGGCCCGCCGCCACGGCTGGATGGCGCTGGCCGGACTGCTGGCCCTGCTGCTGCCGATAGGCGCGTCCATCCTGCTGGCCCGCGACATCATCCGCACGCTGGGCGCGGAGCCGGACGACGTCGCGCAGGGCATGCGCGAACTGGCCGACGGCCGGCTGGACTTCACCCTGCCTCTGGCCAAGCGCGACACCAGCAGCCTGGCCGCCCATATCCGCAAGATGGGCGAGAAGCTGTCCACGGTGATCCTGCAGGTGCAAGCCGACGCCGACGCCGTGGCCAACGCTTCGCTGGAATTGAACACCGCCTCGCAAAACCTGTCGACCAGCGCCTGCGGCACTTCGGCCGACATCGAGCAAACCTGTGTCTCGGTCAACGACATCAGCCGGCAAATGTTCCATATGGCGGACCAGGCGAGCCATACCGGCGACATCGCCAGCCAGGCCGCCAGCCAGGCCGACTCCGGCAACCGCGTCGTCGGCGAGGCGATACTGGCGATGCGCCACATCGCCCAGCGCACCGAGATCATCGACGACATCGCCTACCAGACCAATCTGCTGGCGCTCAACGCGGCCATCGAGGCCGCGCGCGCCGGCGAGGTCGGCAAAGGCTTCGCCGTGGTGGCGGACGAGGTGCGCAAGCTGGCGATCCGCAGCCAGAACGCCGCCAGGGAAATCAGCCAGGTCGCCACCCGCAGCGTGCGGCTGGCGGAAAGCGCCGGCGCCAGCCTGGACGCCATCGTCGCTGCCAGCCACCAGACCCGGGAGCTGGTGGACGGCATCTCGCGCGACGCCGCCGCCCAGGCGCGCCAGGTCGGCAACATCACAACGGTGATGCAAGGCCTGAGCCATCTGTCCCAAGACAACGCCGCCACCAGCGAAGAACTGTCGGCCGCCGCCCACGAAACCGCTCAGCGCGCCGACAGCCTGCGCCGGCAGATGGAATATTTCCACCAGCCGCGACCGGATTGA
- a CDS encoding substrate-binding periplasmic protein, with product MKPLPHSRAQVSMARAILSAARRWLAPICFLACMAAAWAGEPILIRYPAFSPESEARFQPYLDLLREALERTSPKYGPAELQPSPQSMTETRYLQELLLGNLDVAWSSTSEERERLMRPVRIPLDKGLLGYRVALIPAARQSVIAGVRDLAGLRRLRVGQGLGWGDVRLYRHNGIQVTEAGYELLFAMLDKGRFDLFPRGIGEVFSELDNRSAAYPGLAVDKSLLIYYPWPYYFFFNRERGAELAKRVEEGLRLMLKDGSYDRFFQQHYGASIRRADLDGRTLIRLDNPMLPKKTPLDDARLWYQPASRAR from the coding sequence ATGAAGCCGCTCCCCCATTCCCGCGCCCAGGTTTCCATGGCGCGCGCGATATTGTCCGCCGCGCGGCGCTGGCTAGCGCCCATATGCTTTCTCGCATGCATGGCGGCGGCCTGGGCTGGCGAGCCCATCCTCATCCGCTATCCGGCTTTCTCACCCGAGTCCGAAGCCCGTTTCCAACCTTATCTCGACTTGTTGCGCGAGGCCTTGGAACGCACCAGCCCCAAATATGGTCCGGCAGAACTCCAGCCCTCGCCCCAATCGATGACCGAGACCCGCTACCTGCAGGAACTGCTGCTGGGCAATCTGGACGTGGCCTGGAGCTCCACCAGCGAAGAGCGGGAGCGGCTGATGCGGCCCGTCCGCATCCCCCTGGACAAGGGGCTGCTCGGTTATCGGGTCGCGCTGATACCGGCGGCGCGCCAGTCCGTCATAGCCGGCGTGCGCGATCTGGCCGGACTGCGGCGACTGCGCGTGGGCCAGGGACTGGGGTGGGGCGACGTCCGGCTTTACCGCCACAACGGCATCCAGGTGACCGAGGCCGGCTACGAGCTGTTGTTCGCCATGCTGGACAAGGGGCGCTTCGATCTGTTTCCCCGCGGCATCGGCGAGGTGTTTTCCGAACTGGACAACCGGTCCGCCGCCTATCCCGGCCTGGCAGTGGACAAGTCGCTGCTGATCTACTACCCCTGGCCCTATTATTTCTTCTTCAACCGCGAGCGCGGGGCGGAATTGGCGAAGCGGGTGGAGGAAGGCTTGCGCCTGATGCTGAAAGACGGCTCCTACGATCGGTTTTTCCAGCAGCATTACGGCGCGTCGATACGCCGCGCCGATCTGGACGGCCGCACGCTGATCCGGCTAGACAATCCGATGCTGCCGAAAAAGACGCCGCTGGACGACGCCAGGTTATGGTACCAGCCCGCCTCCCGGGCCAGGTGA
- a CDS encoding lytic polysaccharide monooxygenase, translating to MKPHFSIVMMLAGLSTSSWAHGTMEVPINRTYSCSKEGAESPKTPACQEAKRVGGTQAMYDWNGINQNPPGDNHQSVVPDGTLCGGGQAKFKGFNLARTDWPTTNIVPDAKGNFEFIYTATMPHATKYFKFYVTRNGWNPNQPLKWSDLEPFGTYNGNPPLDDKQRYHMTMKLPTGKTGRHIIYNVWKRSDSEEAFYSCSDVNFTNDGKPEPPPISNPWKEAGSVTAHENLPDKSSVTLRIFDSHGRDVESHKVDLSASSGQAANWPYELGVKVNAASQIGRIGVISSKQRAVTINPVRSATANRVWLNERYSGYRYQIDIKKGDGGVNPPVPGDEWREGVAYTVGQIVSYQGRRYRCLQGHTAWTGAGWTPSTQPALWTPA from the coding sequence ATGAAACCGCATTTTTCCATTGTCATGATGCTGGCAGGATTAAGCACCTCGTCATGGGCGCACGGCACCATGGAAGTGCCGATCAACCGCACCTACAGTTGCTCCAAGGAAGGCGCCGAATCCCCCAAGACGCCCGCCTGCCAGGAAGCCAAACGCGTCGGCGGCACACAGGCGATGTACGACTGGAACGGCATCAACCAGAATCCTCCGGGAGACAACCACCAGTCCGTTGTTCCAGATGGCACGCTGTGCGGCGGCGGCCAGGCGAAATTTAAGGGCTTCAACCTGGCGCGAACCGACTGGCCGACCACCAATATCGTCCCGGACGCCAAGGGCAATTTCGAATTCATCTATACCGCGACCATGCCGCACGCCACCAAGTACTTCAAGTTCTACGTCACCCGGAACGGCTGGAATCCGAATCAGCCGCTCAAATGGTCGGATCTTGAACCGTTCGGCACTTACAACGGCAATCCGCCGCTCGACGACAAGCAGCGCTACCACATGACCATGAAGCTGCCGACCGGCAAGACCGGCCGCCACATCATCTACAACGTGTGGAAGCGTTCGGACAGCGAAGAGGCTTTCTATTCGTGCTCCGACGTCAACTTCACCAACGACGGCAAGCCGGAGCCGCCGCCGATCTCCAATCCGTGGAAGGAAGCAGGCAGCGTGACCGCCCACGAGAACCTGCCGGACAAGAGCTCGGTGACGCTGCGCATCTTCGACAGCCATGGCCGCGACGTGGAAAGCCACAAGGTGGACCTGAGCGCCTCCAGCGGCCAGGCAGCCAATTGGCCCTACGAACTGGGCGTCAAGGTCAATGCCGCCTCCCAGATCGGCCGCATCGGCGTGATCAGCAGTAAACAACGCGCCGTCACGATCAACCCGGTCCGCAGCGCCACCGCCAACCGCGTGTGGCTGAATGAGCGCTATAGCGGCTACCGGTACCAGATCGACATCAAGAAGGGCGACGGCGGGGTGAATCCGCCGGTGCCGGGCGACGAGTGGCGCGAGGGCGTGGCCTACACCGTGGGTCAGATCGTCAGCTACCAGGGCCGCCGCTATCGCTGCCTGCAGGGCCACACCGCCTGGACCGGCGCCGGCTGGACGCCTTCCACCCAGCCCGCGCTGTGGACCCCGGCCTAA